In Zalophus californianus isolate mZalCal1 chromosome 17, mZalCal1.pri.v2, whole genome shotgun sequence, one DNA window encodes the following:
- the ZNF835 gene encoding zinc finger protein 835, with the protein MEGLSPEAAPRGSEAGETWKQEGQGRDRQESQVGCVKQAAVAPGEDPAGGGVRAQDGRGGIPGSGSSPPRTQADSRPPRRGAPRKNSKQKAADPGEEERAGGPRKPWKCGDCGKAFSYCSAFTLHQRTHTGEKPFACADCGKAFSQSVHLTLHRRTHTGERPYACPECGKAFSQGSYLASHWRTHTGERPHRCADCGKAFARPTHLAQHRRVHTGERPYACPECGKAFRNRSSLLEHQRIHTGEKPYACAQCDKAFRFSSALIRHQRTHTAERPYACGQCAKAFTQIAHLTQHRRVHTGEKPYTCPECGAPFSQSASLAEHRRIHTGEKPYACAQCGKAFTQVSHLSQHQRVHTGERPYACQDCGRAFSNRSHLVQHHLVHTGAKPYKCLECGVAFSHVSSLIEHQKIHTGEKPYRCGECGKAFSQGSSLTLHQRTHTGERPYACHECGKAFSNRSYLIQHHIVHTGEKPFECSGCGKAFSFSSALIRHQRTHADKRPYSCSRCGDTFTQLQHLTRHLGSHREEKPVGSSEPADLAPGLREDES; encoded by the coding sequence ATGGAAGGACTCTCTCCCGAGGCCGCCCCCCGGGGCTCCGAGGCGGGAGAAACCTGGAAACAAGAGGGTCAGGGCAGGGACCGGCAGGAAAGCCAGGTAGGCTGCGTGAAGCAAGCGGCCGTGGCCCCCGGGGAAGACCCCGCCGGGGGTGGTGTGCGGGCGCAGGACGGACGCGGCGGGATCCCGGGAAGCGGATCCAGCCCTCCCCGGACCCAAGCCGACAGCAGGCCCCCGAGGCGCGGGGCGCCGAGAAAGAACTCAAAGCAGAAGGCGGCCGACCCGGGGGAGGAGGAGCGAGCGGGCGGCCCCAGGAAGCCGTGGAAGTGTGGGGACTGCGGCAAGGCCTTCAGCTACTGCTCGGCATTCACCCTGCACCAAAGAACGCACACCGGCGAGAAGCCGTTCGCGTGCGCCGACTGCGGCAAGGCCTTCAGCCAGAGCGTGCACCTGACGCTGCACCGGCGCACGCACACGGGCGAGCGGCCCTACGCGTGCCCCGAGTGCGGCAAGGCCTTCAGCCAGGGCTCCTACCTGGCGTCGCACTGGCGCACGCACACGGGCGAGCGGCCGCACCGCTGCGCCGACTGCGGCAAGGCCTTCGCGCGCCCCACGCACCTGGCGCAGCACCGGCGCGTGCACACGGGCGAGCGGCCGTACGCGTGCCCCGAGTGCGGCAAGGCCTTCCGCAACCGCTCGTCCTTGCTGGAGCACCAGCGCAtccacacgggcgagaagccGTACGCGTGCGCGCAGTGCGACAAGGCCTTCCGCTTCTCCTCGGCGCTCATCCGCCACCAGCGCACCCACACTGCCGAGCGGCCGTACGCCTGCGGCCAGTGCGCCAAGGCCTTCACGCAGATCGCGCACCTGACGCAGCACCGGCGCGTgcacacgggcgagaagccctaCACCTGCCCCGAGTGCGGCGCGCCCTTCAGCCAGAGCGCCTCGCTCGCCGAGCACCGGCGCAtccacacgggcgagaagccGTACGCGTGCGCGCAGTGTGGCAAGGCCTTCACGCAGGTGTCGCACCTGAGCCAGCACCAGCGCGTGCACACGGGCGAGCGGCCCTACGCGTGCCAGGACTGCGGCCGCGCGTTCAGCAACCGCTCGCACCTCGTGCAGCACCACCTCGTGCACACGGGCGCCAAGCCCTACAAGTGCCTGGAGTGCGGGGTGGCCTTCAGCCACGTGTCCTCCCTCATCGAGCATCAGAAGAtccacacgggcgagaagccctaCAGGTGCGGGGAGTGCGGCAAGGCCTTCAGCCAGGGCTCCTCGCTCACGCTGCACCAGCGGACGCACACGGGCGAGCGGCCCTACGCGTGCCACGAGTGCGGCAAGGCCTTCAGCAACCGCTCCTACCTGATCCAGCACCACATCGTGCACACCGGGGAGAAGCCCTTCGAGTGCAGCGGCTGTGGCAAGGCCTTCAGCTTCTCCTCCGCGCTCATCCGACACCAGCGAACGCACGCCGACAAGAGGCCCTACTCGTGCAGCCGGTGCGGCGACACCTTCACGCAGCTGCAGCACCTGACGCGACACCTGGGCTCCCACCGGGAGGAGAAGCCGGTAGGCAGCAGCGAGCCTGCAGACTTGGCCCCCGGCCTGCGGGAGGATGAGAGCTGA